In Fusarium fujikuroi IMI 58289 draft genome, chromosome FFUJ_chr02, the genomic stretch CTCCCGACGATTCATTCGGTTCTTCCGCTTTTTGGACACTTTCCGCGCAGGATGGCTCGTCTACGTCGCCCAGGGTGACAAGAGCATTGATATGTGGCTTGATATCCTTAGCAAGACTTGTTTCGGCATGTTCGGCATGATGGAGACTTTGACCCTCCTCGATCTCTGCGGCATCGAGGACCTCCGTGTCTTTAGTGCTGAGAAGTTCCAGGAGATTGATTACCAGTCGCAACTTTTCTGGTTTGCTGGATTGTACACCTCTGTTCTTGTCACGGTTATCAGACTGTATCGATTAGTCGCTGGGACTCCTGCCTCTGTCAAGCGCGAGACTGTCAGCATCAGCTCTACTGAGAAGCCAGCTGAACTTATCACTGCAGAGAAGGAGACTGCCGTTCTCTCTGAAAAAATGACCAAGGACGATCTCGACAAGGAGCGTGAGCGTCTCAAGAGCATCGTCAATAAACGCAAGACCGAAAGACGTGCTTGGATCAAGAAGTTTAAGAGAGAGGGCTACGCTCTCCTCCGCGCTCTCGTTTCTGATCTCCTCGATATGCTTCTTCCTACCACTACAGTTGGCTGGGTCAAGCTTGAGCCCGGCTTGGTTAGTTTGGCCATGTTTATCACCACTTTTACTACAGGTCAGGCTGTATGGGAGAGGGTTGGACAGAATCTTCAACGGCAGAAGCAGTAGAAGATGAAGGTATACGGCAATTTCAATTCGTATCTCACGTTATGCTACGTGAAAGCTATCTATACCGTCTGTCGCTACGACAGCAAAATACAGTTTTCTCAGACTACATATGCACTTTTCAGCTGGATATTGTTCTCAGAACATTATCGTAACGGGCTAATCCATGGCCCTCCTAGCCTCAGTCTTTGTGGTAGGTACTACCGTTGAATGAAAGGTATAGGGGACAGGTACTGGGTTTCTTTAGCAAAGTTCCGATTTGGTCCTCTAGACCTCAGAAGCCATCGAGTCGCGGGGCTCAGAAACTTCATCTCGGAAGACATCGAGGTCAGGGATCGAATACAGGTagtcctcatcgtcctcgccCCTGTAGACAACGATCTTCATCTTGCGGAAAAGACTGATCAGGTTGAGAACAGCGATGGCCGACTGCATGATCCTGTAATACACTATTAGCATATCTTGAATGACCGAAACCATCAGTCGGATACTTACACAACAGTAAGACTCAGACCCGAAACATTGTCTTCATAATACCAGTTATATGCAGTGAAGGACAGGACACTGGGTCCGATGAAGAAAAGACCAAAAGAAAAGTCGATAGCGCTGACAAGATAAGTCCACGCTCCACGGCTTGTCCGTGATGCGAGCGAAGTCGTGCCAATGGTGCAGAAAAAGTTTCCGATCTTGAGGTCGAACTTGTTGCTCTTCCTGCCGGGGAGGAGGCTCTTGAAGACGCGGGACGCATGCCACATAACCAAGAAGATTCCACCCATTGCGAATGCGGCTGTTGATCCTGGGGAGCTCCGGGGCATGCAGATAAAAACTACATCGGTGATGACGATAGGGACAATCATCAATCGTAACAACAGAATAGGTGAGAAAGAGAGTCTGAATACGGGCGTCTTCCCATCGTCTCTATCCTCCCGCTCGGATGGTGACAGCAGCGCAGCTGCGGGGTCCTCTCTGGGAAGAGGCTCATAAGAAGGCTGTCCTGACTGGTTCTTGGCCGCCATACTGAAGTGTTGATGAGGCAGTGGTCTGTGATTTTGATTCAGCCTTGTAAGTTGTGATACTGGTATCTCATGGCGGACTGCTCAGTACTTATACAAGGACACCGTGATGGCACCCGCGGGGGCATGATATAACAAAATAAAAGTGAAACCATATCCTATCTAGGAAACCGCCGCGTTTGCTCTGGTCTTTTGCAGAGGTTTAGCGCATGGAGCGAAGGATCGTGTTTCGTGTGTGCCTAGCACAGCCTTAAAGCTGCATGGTCCGAGTTTCCATGGTGATGGCTGCACTAAAAGTACTATTTCCGCTCGTCTATTCGCCAGGGCACACGCAGAAAACATGCAGTTGGTTGTCATGACTGTTTCGGGCTCATTTGTGGATCAGAGGTTGCGTAAGCCTTTGCTTGGATTTGGGGTCCAGAACTCCAACATGGCATCAAAAAGACCAAAACTTGAGGCAAGTGTCACCGCATCTGGCCTTTTGAGCAATGAGCTGTCGTGAGAATTGCCGATCTGGTTAATCCGGGCCAACGCGGAATATTTCCAAGATATAGTTGAGATAGCCACCgcaaggcattctttatctTGGCGTTTATCGCCTTCCCTTGATGAGAAAGCGTCCAGTCTCAACCTGCATCTTCCACCCGTCTTGGAGGAGAGCTCCAGCTACAGCTTGTCTCAGCTGTGACACGCCACCAGCACTATGGCGGCCGAGTCCAGTTATGACAGTAAACGGCTGCTGTCGAGCCTTATCAGACCGAAACTCTCCCAGGCCAGCCCACCATGACTGGACTCTCTCGCGAGCAATGCTCACGCCAGACTGCACGTTAACGCCGTGTAAGTCAATCGAAGTTGATGTGCTTTGCTTATCAACGAGTAGATTTGCCGCCGTTGACGTAGCATGCATTTCATATCGAGCCTGCTCTCGTGCCCTTTCAGAATAATAACCTGCTGCCTGTCGATAGAGTGGATTAGAGGCACCACGTCGATTTAAGGATGCTGCCGAAGCGGCTGCTTCACGTTTGGCTCGATTGTATTGGCTGGCTCTCTCAGCAGCTTGGGCGTACGCTGACGAGCCGACGGGAAAGCTCGTGCCTCCTGATACCGGCCGGGCTAGCTTAGATTTTTCTCGCGTGACGGTCTCAAATCCTTCGATATCCTCTACAGGTAGTGGCGTCAGTTGATAACTGACCTCAAGTTTCTGTGTCCATGGATTCTTGACGAAATGTTTGCTAACAAGCGCCGCGATGTCGTCTGATTCTTGCGATGTGGAGCCCGTAACCTGAACGATTGTCGACATAAACTTCTCTGGGACATTCTGATATCTTTGGGCGAGTTCCTGTGCATATTTCTTTGCCTCTTTATCCTGGGTTTCGATGCCCTGCGACATGTATCGATGCAAGATCTCAACTGCAGCGGCACCACTTGCACAGCGTTTGTTGTGGTAGATATCGGAGACTACTCCAAAGGGTAAGTCCAGCCTGTCTGCTAGATATGCGATCTCGTCCTGGCCTAAGTCAGACAGTCAGTTATCACATTCTGGTGAATGATTGGTTCAAACATACGCTTCAACTCTTTTAGATCATCGGGGGATGGAGAGGCATTCCCACTGCTGGATGATGGTGTTTCGCTTCCGAAAGCctttttgctcttcttcttattccttttcttcttcttcccggTGGCTTCGTCAGGCTCAAAGAAGCCGTCAATGCCCTTCTGCTCTTGCCCTGTTGATTTAAGATACTGGATGTTGAGTAGGTCATCAAGCGCAGTCTGCACATCACCATTTGCCTTTTTCAGTGAGTGTTTGATGTCAAATTCCTTGAGCTCACTAAACATgctttggaggagaaggactttATTCTCCtcgctatcatcatcaaatgaGGTGAGTCTGGGTATGGAGTAAGTTGTGTTTGCTGTCGATGCAGTTTGATCGCTGGCGGAAGTGGTATCCGTGTCGTGAGCACGAGAGGCCTGTTGGCTGCTCGTCTCAGCTGTACTCTCATCGCCATTCACATCTTCAGGTATATTCGAGATGCCACTTGGGTTGAATCCagttgcttcttctgttgtGACATGCTGGGCAAGATCTTCTAAGACAGTCTGAGCTGACTTGTACTGAGAAGCTTCTGTGAGATCATGGTCGCTGGCGATGGCAACTACGAGGGCTTCGTCCAGGAGCGACCTGAATTTTTCCTGCAACATCATATGTGAGTATGAAGTCTCTTATCTATGACAGTGCAAGAACAcgatattatatcttatagtcATTCTCACGATGTCTTGGTGCCATACTGGTTCCAAAGTTCGCTTCTATGACTCGGCAACTAGATAAATACGCGCTGAAGCCATTATAACAATAATAAATGAACATACCACCAGCTTTTGCACAAGCTCTTCTGAGGTTTCTGGCATTTTGGGGGAGGGATAGTGTTGTGATATCGGTTGTGGCTGGTTCCAGAATAAAGCATGGTACTTTATAAGATCTTACAGgtaataagaaaaactatGTCGCTAAGTCTTCAGAAACTTCCCGTGCCTTATATAATGACGTTGCGAAATTGAAAGGCGGAATGACGCACAGAAAGATTGAAAGAGTCATGGTGTTTTCAGGGCTCTTCAGCGAAGGTGGAGATAGTTGAAGTTGCTAAACGTATCACGTGCCATGATAACGAGACCTTGGGTTGCAAAGTTATAAATACAATGCATTTGATGGGTAGTAGAAGACTAAAGCATTTATGTTTATTGAGGGCATTCACGACCGAAATTACCTTTGGGTACGTTGATTAACTTTATACGGGCCTGTGCTGGTGGAAAATTGGGGATGCCTGAGCGAGAATGTCCCATAGTTCATATCTTATGAGATTATGGTAGGACCAACTCGGCTGCTTTGTGATCAGGCTTAGGCGATCTTAATGGAAGTTATTTATCTGTCTAGCAAGCTCTTAATTTATGGTGGTTTTCTGTACTACTGCGTTAATGTTTATCTGAGTTAAACCCTTGGGTTCGGAGCAATTAGTGTTACCTCAGTATAGTAcctatatattcttttaagtttatatgACAGTGAGTAGGTAGGCTCAGGATAGAGAGTTGCATTACATATGATGCTCCCTTAGGTACATATAATGGTTGGCATCTAAGTAAAGAGTCTAGCATTTTTGCCTTCTGCTAATATATGATATCTGTATATTCAGATACATGAATACGACTTTTGGACTGGCCGGGACACCTATAGAAATCTTGCACGTATGAATAGACTTAAAGACCGCACTTAGAGGATAAACCTTACCGACCATGATTTCAATCACTGCTACCTCTATGTTATGCGAAAGATCAATTAAATTCACATATTCGTCTCTAGGGTAGATAAACTCTGAATGAATCATTGACTGTAGCTAATGCGATGGCTAAGGTCAACCCCGGCTTCTAACCCCAGCCTCTTAGACCACAAGGACCACCCTTTCAATCACGCTGGCGAATTAGACGCAGACCGGGCCCACAGAAACCAATGACGCAGGTCCGTGACCTCTACAGCGCCCGCCATCGGGGCCCCATTCAAGCTTTCCATTGTAGCCGTCACCGAGCTACCTACTACGGTTacggctgctgctgctgcgctACGACATCACCACCTGCCTCCAAGTCTGAACCTACAACCGTTTCGGTTGCGCCTACTTTGTCGACGCGTCGCCTTTAGGGTTTCACCTCCATCTGAGTCACGTTGTTCATTTCTAAACTTCAATTCTACAATCTATTATGATTGCTTCTCGAACATCTTaaccttcatcatcatcccacACTTATCGTCGTACCGTACCTGTCGTACGTCAACTTGAGAGCGATATCCGCACGAAACTTCGATCGCGACCAAGTAGGCAAACGACTTCATACATAACCCCTGCCGCGTGCGGCTCCCTAACTTCGAGATGCATCAACGCATCGTGCCTCAGCTAGGAGCTGTGGCtgctcttcttgctggcctCGGCTTTGCTGAGCAGTATACTCCGAAACATGAAGCTGGAAGATGCGCCTTCCGCGGCCACTGTGGAAAGCAGAGTTTTTTCGGCAAAGAACTTCCCTGTGTCGACAATGGTTTGGCTGAAGATCCCGACGAAGAGCTTCGTAACGAACTCGTCGAACTTTGCGGCCAGAAATGGAAGACCGGACCTGTTTGCTGTAGCCTGGATCAAGTGAGCATATCCCACGAACCTCCATGCTACCTGCTAATTTGCGATGAATAGGTCAAAGCACTAAAGTCCGAGCTTGGTACACCAAGTACACTCATTGGGTCTTGTCCAGCTTGCAAagacaacttcttcaacctttTTTGTACATTCACATGTTCTCCGGACCAGTCTCTCTTTATTAATGTGACCGATTCTGCCCCCAAGAATGGCAAGCAGCTCGTAACAGAACTCGACCAGCTCATTTCAGAGAAATATGGCTCTGGTTTCTATGACAGTTGCAAGGAAGTCAAGTTTGGCGGCGCAAACAGCAAGGCGATGGATTTGATTGGTGGTGGCGCTAAGAACTATAccgagatgttgaagttcCTTGGAGACAAGAAACCTCTGGTCGGTTCTCCTTTCCAGATCAACTTTCCGACTGGTTACAGCGACCACGACCTCCACCCATTGGACATGACACCGAAGAAAtgcgatgatgaggacccCGACTACCGCTGCGTATGTGTCGACTGCCCCGGTGTCTGCCCGAAGCTCCCAGACGTCAAAGACTCAAAGTCTTGCAGAGTCGGTCTTTTGCCTTGCCTCTCATTTGCTTCTATCTTCGTGTATAGTGTTTTGCTGTTAACTCTCATTCTCGCCGTCTTTGGCCACATCGCATACAAAAAGTATTCTCAGCATCGTGTTGAAAGGACAAGACTGTTGCATGAATCTTCGCatagcgatgatgaagacgaaggcgGTCCAGTTGACACGGAGGCGATGCGTGAACGCCCAACTAAGAGATACTGGGTCAACGATAAGTGCGACAAGGCTTTCTATCAGCTCGGTCACATTGCAGCTCGATTCCCTGGGTGGTGCATTGGTCTAAGCCTGCTCTTCGTTGCCATCCTTAGTGTTGGATTGTTCCGTTTTGACCTTGAGAACGAACCTGCCCGCCTTTGGGTGAGCCcctcttctgctgctgcacaAGAGAAGGCCTACTTCGACAGCAACTTCGGACCCTTCTACCGTGCCGAGAAGGTCTTTCTTGTGAACGATACAGATCCTTCTGGGCCAGGACCTGTTCTAACTTACGATACCCTGAAATGGTggattgaagttgaggagagcgtcaagaagatcgagagcCCTGTCTATGGAAAATACTTCCAGGATCTCTGCTTCAAACCCTCCAACGATGCCTGTGTCGTGCAGTCTGTTTCAGCCTATTGGCACGCCAAGGGTGGATTCGACCCCAAGTATTGGAAAGAGGACCTCCGCGGATGCGCCAAGAGCCCCGTGGATTGTCGACCAGACTTTGGACAACCCATCGAGCCCAACATGATCTTTGGTGGTTACGACGACGATGTGGTTGACGCCCATGCTATCACTGTGACCTGGGTTGTTAACAATGCTCAAGAGGGAACTGATGCCCTTGCAAGGGCTGTTGATTGGGAAAACTCCCTCCGCGACCGACTCCTCGAGGttcaacaagaagccaaggAGCGTGGCCTTCGCCTGTCCTTTAATACTGAGATTAGTCTCGAGCAGGAACTTAACAAGTCGACTAACACAGACGCAAAGATTATCGTCATCAGTTACATCGTTATGTTTATTTACGCTTGCATGGCGCTTGGAACCCCCCTCAAGCATATCTTCCGCAATCCTGCTGTGCTCTTGGTTGAGTCCAAGGTAACGCTTGGCCTCGTAGGAATTCTTATTGTCCTCATGTCGATTGCTGCTTCTATCGGGTTCTTCTCATGGGTTGGTCTAAAAGCTACACTCATCATTGTTGAAGTCATTCCCTTTATTGTTCTGGCTGTTGGCGTGGATAATATTTTCCTGATTGTCCATGAACTCGAGAGAGTCAATGTCAGCTTTCCTGACCAAATGGTCGAGGAGCGAGTTGCAAGAGCCCTGG encodes the following:
- a CDS encoding PTC-like protein; the protein is MHQRIVPQLGAVAALLAGLGFAEQYTPKHEAGRCAFRGHCGKQSFFGKELPCVDNGLAEDPDEELRNELVELCGQKWKTGPVCCSLDQVKALKSELGTPSTLIGSCPACKDNFFNLFCTFTCSPDQSLFINVTDSAPKNGKQLVTELDQLISEKYGSGFYDSCKEVKFGGANSKAMDLIGGGAKNYTEMLKFLGDKKPLVGSPFQINFPTGYSDHDLHPLDMTPKKCDDEDPDYRCVCVDCPGVCPKLPDVKDSKSCRVGLLPCLSFASIFVYSVLLLTLILAVFGHIAYKKYSQHRVERTRLLHESSHSDDEDEGGPVDTEAMRERPTKRYWVNDKCDKAFYQLGHIAARFPGWCIGLSLLFVAILSVGLFRFDLENEPARLWVSPSSAAAQEKAYFDSNFGPFYRAEKVFLVNDTDPSGPGPVLTYDTLKWWIEVEESVKKIESPVYGKYFQDLCFKPSNDACVVQSVSAYWHAKGGFDPKYWKEDLRGCAKSPVDCRPDFGQPIEPNMIFGGYDDDVVDAHAITVTWVVNNAQEGTDALARAVDWENSLRDRLLEVQQEAKERGLRLSFNTEISLEQELNKSTNTDAKIIVISYIVMFIYACMALGTPLKHIFRNPAVLLVESKVTLGLVGILIVLMSIAASIGFFSWVGLKATLIIVEVIPFIVLAVGVDNIFLIVHELERVNVSFPDQMVEERVARALGRMGPSILFSALTETVAFALGTAVGMPAVRNFAAYAAGAVFVNAVLQMTMFVSFLSLNQMRVEDHRCELWPWWQITKARIHLNGASSFSQGSSRGSDMAEESLLQVFIKNTYAPRLLGKKVKLAVVTIFLGLFAGGLALLPKIQLGLDQRVAIPDDSYLIPYFNDLYEYLETGPPVYFVTREVDASKREQQQEICSRFTTCQDLSLTNTLELERQRSDISYISSPAASWIDDFFLWLNPIYDQCCVEHGQTCFADRKPAWNTTLYGMPEDEEFIHYLKKFLSSPTGDECPLAGQAAYGQAVVLDDKGNHVKSTHFRTMHTPLRSQEDFIAAYSAARRIASDIKERTGADVFPYSVFYIFFDQYLSIVPLTAVLLCAAVGIIFAVATVLLGSLLTAAVVSVTVVMSVVDIMGSMALFNVSLNAVSLVNLIICVGISVEFCAHIARAFMYPSRTVMEGNSNAFRGRDARAWTALVNVGGSVFSGITVTKLLGVSVLAFTRSKIFEIYYFRVWLSLVIFAALHALVFLPVALSIAGGQGYVDPESEGTAAQDLTDRRWRAIRINDNSDSEEEES